The sequence ttgagcagtGTCATACTGAGCACTTGTGCACCACAGGgcaatgtgctcagcccactcctgttcacccTACTGACCCACGATtgtatcaccagatccagctccaacagcatCATCAAGTTTGAAGTAGTGGTCAGAAACTGGAATAAGTCGCACTACAGAAAAGACAAACAACTCAagactcaacatggacaagatgaaggagatgattatggacttctgCAGGATTAAGAAGGACAACATTCCATGACATATCAAtaattctgtagtggagagcaccaagttccttgaaatTCACTGAACTCGTGACCTTTCATGATCACACATCtcctcttgtcaggaaggcacaacagcgactccacttcctgagaagactgacgcgggcaaggctactagccactatcatgtcaactttctacaggagctctaccgAGAACGCTCTggacagctgcatcacagtgtgaaatggttgctgaagagaaatggatcggaggtcaatccacaggaccacaagagtggtagggaggatcactggagccttGCTCATCCCCACACCCCCGCCCCATTGACAAGATCTActgagattgttgtctgaagaggctgtacacacacagcatctttcagctgctcccatcagggaagagatacaggaggatgagagccagcacctccaggctggcaccgagacctctttcctgatggcagcagtgaaaacagagcgtgagctggtggtgtggatccttgacgattgctgctgtgttccctgcagatgttctcaaaagtggggatggttttgcctgtgatatcctgggctgtgtctactatatTGTGTCGCAGGGGTTTACGCTCAGAGATATTGGCGgacccataccaggctgtgatgcagccggtcagcacactttccaccacacatctgtagaaatttgccagggtttcgggtgccaaacctccacaaactcctaaggaaatcAGGATGCTGATGTGTTTTTTCATGACACCATTGGTGCATTGGGTTCTTATTtcacccttcatgattttatatccttttctgtTCCAGGGAGGAACCCCTCAACCCCAGCACTCAACCCCTCCATTTTCAGCAAAGCCTTTGGAAATCTTTTCTGCAAGTTGATCAGTCTGCTTCTTTGACAAAAGTAAAAATCATTATCAAACCATTTAaagatttaagaaagagttgaaaATATGGACAGGTTATGGTCTGGGCGCAGGTCTGTGGAACTGGATGAAATAGTTCACCACAGCCTGTTGCAATGTTCTATAGAAACAGGATTTTAAAAGGTTTACTCGTGAGTGGTAAATTGCAGGATTGAATGTTCTCGTGAGGACGTCGAGATTGCTGATCTGCGCGATTTTTGAAACACGGGGTAACGATTGGAGAGCACAAAGGGAACTGCAGCCACAAACTGGCCCCGTGCCAAGTCGAGCAGAGGAACCCGCCTCCTCCACCTTGCCTGGGGACTCGGCGAGTtcacgggacggggcttctcccGACCAGCGTTCACGCTGAACACaaaacccgggggggggggggggggggtggaatgaagCCAAGTTCACAGGTTTGCGCTTGGAAGAAACGCGCGCGTTTGTAACCCATCAGTCCGCGTTCGGCGGGGTTTGGGGAGGATTTGGACCCGGAGCACGTCGCGTCTCTCCGGCGATGCGGAGTTGCTCCGAACCGCTGGCTCGTCCGGTCCGCAGGGGCGCATGGATCGTCAGGGCTCTGTCCGATTATTTCGGCTCGGAGGGCGCTCAAGAGGACAACGAGATCGTGGTGTTGGCCACGGGGACCGACCAGTACCTGCAGGAGATTTTCCAACACCTGAGCTATGAGGGAGACGGCCTGGTCTCGGCCGAGGACTTCCGACGGCTGTGCTCCGTGCTGGACCTGGTGCAGGACGAGGAGGACGAGCCGCTGTTGGCCGCTCTGCCCGAGGCGGTCACCTTCCGCCAATTCCACGCTCGCCTCTGCGGTTCTGTGCACCAGCGAGCCGGCTGCAACCCGGGGAGGATGCCGGTGGGGAAGGAGACGGAGCACATCGAGAGGCAAATCCGTCTGAGATGTCCCAggcggaggaggaggaaggaatgCGTCTCCTTCGACCTCTCGATGGAGAGTCAGGCGCACGGGACGTCTTGCCCCTGCCCCCAGGGCGTCGGGAGACCCGGCTCCCTGGAACTGGAGAACGCCAGCCTACGGGAGCTGGTGGAAGATCTCCGGGGAGCTCTGCAGAGCAGCGATGCCCGCTGCCTGGCTCTGCAGGTCGCCCTCCAGAAGGTGGTCACCTGGCCGGGACAAGTGCCCCCGGGACGGGCGAAGCGGAGCGCGGGGCGGAGTGACCCTGGATTCGGGAGCGTGTGGAGGGAGCTGCAGCTGATCCGGGAGTCCAGGGATGGCCAGATCCGGGAAGCCATCCGCTTCAGTCAGCAGCTGGAGGGGGAGCTGATGCAGGCGCACCGTCTGCTGGACCAACGGGGTCGGCTGGTGGACGCCCTCCGAGCCCGCAGCGCCCAGCTCCGGGGGAAGGCGGAGCGAGCCAGCGCACAGCTCCGGGTGGCCGTGGGGCAGGTGAAGGAGCTGGAAGCCGGAGCCAAGCAGATTCCCAGGCTGCAGAACAGAATCCTGGAGCTGGAGCAAGAACTGGAGCGGACCAGGTCAGTGGGAGGGATGCCCCATCACACAGGGCAGAGAATCAGGCCGTTCGGCCCAACCTCGCTATCCTGGTCTATCTCATCTCGTCTTACGGTCGAGAAGCGGACGGGTTTCTTGCTGTGCACATTGTACATGTGCAGCGACGTCCcgacttgctgcagccaagcaggtactttgtaaaagtttttaaaaaagcaactaCTAAAAGCAACTTGacccacaaaatgctggagaagctcagcgggtCAGTGTCCTCTAtcgagcaaaggtaaagatacagagccgacgtttcgggcttgagcccttcaagggatCAGAGACTGCCGGCATGCATGCTAAAAGCAACGACAGCCGCATGCTTAATTGAATGAATTGTGCCGTTCGGCCCATCGAGGCCATCCCAGCTCATCAACAACATCCCTGACCTGTTTCCTTGCAACTTGAAATGTCATTGCAAACCCAGGGGAGAGGTTTTGATGATTATATTGCCAGTGAAATTCTCGGTAAAAGTTTTTAATGTTCTACATAGTTTTGGACTTCGGCCCGCCAGCAGGAAGTTCCAACTTCGCTGCGGGAGTCCTGCTGCGGAGCAGTTTGATTGGCAGTGGTAAGGACCAATCGGAAATTCAGGACGATAGGAACGGTCTTCGGATTGGTTTATTGATTAGAGAGACcgtcctctcctggagatttgtGGTCAGCTTTCGTCAAGGGTATTATTCCTTCTGAAATGGGTAATCTTGGGTCATGGCTAAAATTCCCGGCTAATGTTTTAGTGGTGTTAAATCGAGCAATAAAATACATTTAAGAGGAGTGGCAGAATAGAATAAATTGTGATCACGATATAAAAACCACCTTGAAATTGGAAATGATTGAATAGAACTAGTGAAACAACTTTGATTCTCTCATGCACAGATGCACTAAATCGCAATCAATCTACATTGTGATTCATCTTTGAACAAAGCAGCTGATAAAACGATTTTGCATTTGACATCACCCCATAAACAGTTATCGTATGTATCTTTCAAGTGAGTGAAGTGGTTTCAACTTGGTTGTGTTTTCCAACAGTTTTTTTTGTGGCCATCGGCTGTCGACTAAAATCCTGCTTGTAACCCATAATTAGTGGGCAGAATTGATCTGTGAATGTTGGTATGATAAGGCAGCTGATGGAACAGATGGGTGGCTCACTTGACCAAATCCTGACTAATTAGTTTGAGTGATGTTCGAGGTCTAAAGTAGCCTTCTTTTAAACTGTAGCACCTGGGTAGCCTTCCTGGGACCctggtgtgattactggggcaatgGATCAGGTCAGCCAGTCCTA comes from Narcine bancroftii isolate sNarBan1 chromosome 5, sNarBan1.hap1, whole genome shotgun sequence and encodes:
- the LOC138765177 gene encoding EF-hand and coiled-coil domain-containing protein 1-like, which gives rise to MRSCSEPLARPVRRGAWIVRALSDYFGSEGAQEDNEIVVLATGTDQYLQEIFQHLSYEGDGLVSAEDFRRLCSVLDLVQDEEDEPLLAALPEAVTFRQFHARLCGSVHQRAGCNPGRMPVGKETEHIERQIRLRCPRRRRRKECVSFDLSMESQAHGTSCPCPQGVGRPGSLELENASLRELVEDLRGALQSSDARCLALQVALQKVVTWPGQVPPGRAKRSAGRSDPGFGSVWRELQLIRESRDGQIREAIRFSQQLEGELMQAHRLLDQRGRLVDALRARSAQLRGKAERASAQLRVAVGQVKELEAGAKQIPRLQNRILELEQELERTRLSGGESKAALALQNHSQFNQKQSTWNPCQQQAWSCDKAELAQDTRREQMRLSPYNGDEGRLLRAVEGHVGSDEEGGSEDQPHQMLTVNGEGCNGGTSPSSTLRRLLSDNCSCRHKGSGAMVSSVREKELTAQLKNKEKEVAEFQVEVEQLACSMTKELQLKGEEVEMLRMEVQMVEADRVRLSLVEDKLTDVLQLLQQLRLLNVSRRALGKILLNTLDACHGVEDETMGSLDTLNVLHKELASCELLDKSSSQSERQQVVKNSLVITC